Proteins encoded in a region of the Tepidibacillus fermentans genome:
- a CDS encoding GNAT family N-acetyltransferase — MTEHLVETSLEIRTLKQIDELEKIQELEKIVWGMSEVVPTHQTLTAVKNGGLVLGAYYDEKLVGFQYSFAGFNGKEVYLCSHMLAIHPEFRHLGIGEKLKRAQREEALKLGYQLITWTYDPLESVNAYLNIGKLGAITSTYILNAYGEMNDSLNQGLPSDRFFVEWWLNDIHVSQKSKGIRFDERNFNSKYVLIEWKVNDIGLPIATSIHLSLDQHHGYLFVPIPSKFQQLKHLDLQLATDWRMKTREVFTYYFEKGWAVTDFFKLSSDDQKGVNFYVLTKRGENRGI; from the coding sequence GTGACTGAACATTTAGTAGAGACATCTTTAGAAATACGCACTTTAAAGCAAATTGATGAATTAGAAAAAATACAAGAGCTTGAAAAAATCGTATGGGGAATGTCTGAAGTCGTACCAACCCATCAGACATTAACGGCAGTTAAAAATGGAGGATTAGTATTAGGGGCCTATTATGATGAAAAGTTAGTGGGTTTTCAATATAGTTTTGCTGGCTTTAATGGCAAAGAAGTTTATCTTTGTTCCCATATGTTGGCCATTCATCCTGAATTTCGCCATTTAGGAATAGGAGAAAAATTAAAACGAGCCCAAAGAGAAGAAGCATTAAAGTTAGGTTATCAACTGATCACATGGACATATGATCCTTTAGAGAGTGTAAACGCTTATTTAAATATTGGGAAACTAGGGGCAATCACTTCTACTTATATTCTTAATGCTTATGGGGAAATGAATGATTCATTGAATCAAGGCCTTCCTTCTGATCGTTTTTTTGTAGAATGGTGGTTAAACGATATCCATGTTTCACAAAAAAGTAAGGGTATAAGGTTTGATGAGCGGAATTTTAATTCTAAGTATGTTTTGATTGAATGGAAAGTGAATGATATTGGGTTACCTATTGCCACGTCAATTCATTTATCCTTGGACCAACATCATGGTTATCTTTTTGTACCAATCCCTAGCAAATTTCAACAATTAAAACACTTAGATCTTCAATTGGCAACAGATTGGCGAATGAAAACGAGAGAAGTATTTACCTATTATTTTGAAAAAGGTTGGGCAGTTACAGATTTCTTTAAGCTATCAAGTGACGATCAAAAAGGGGTTAATTTTTATGTTCTAACGAAAAGAGGGGAAAATCGTGGAATTTAA
- a CDS encoding M20 peptidase aminoacylase family protein, translating to MKSGIEMIKPKIMNDFYYLHQNPEISWQEFKTTMYLKERLESLGLKTMTFNDMTGVVGIWDQQKQHKKGLTVALRSDIDALWQELDGKWQANHSCGHDGHMAIVLGTVELLKVIGFEPNGTLKIIFQPAEENGTGALKMVEKGMVDDIDYLYGVHLRPIQELPFGKASSAIFNGAALLIKGKIYGTAAHGARPHLGVNVIDVAAHLIQALHSIYTDPMIPASVKMTQLKAGGENANIIPDFAEFSLDIRAQTNQLLDELYEKVKFRLKGIGDLYGARIEIVPSNKIPAAEVNQEAKQIMEKAIKETLNEENLVPGIVTPGGEDFHFYTLQRPSIKATMLGLGSDLQPGLHHPKMSFNHTALVSGAEILARAIIHTFKRGKNGD from the coding sequence GAATCCAGAAATCAGCTGGCAAGAGTTTAAAACAACCATGTATTTAAAAGAACGCCTAGAGTCATTAGGTTTGAAAACGATGACTTTTAATGATATGACAGGAGTTGTAGGTATTTGGGATCAGCAAAAACAACATAAAAAAGGCTTAACAGTCGCTTTACGTTCAGATATTGATGCATTGTGGCAAGAACTAGATGGTAAGTGGCAAGCTAATCATTCTTGTGGACATGACGGACATATGGCGATCGTGTTAGGAACTGTAGAATTATTAAAAGTAATTGGATTTGAACCGAATGGTACATTAAAAATTATTTTTCAACCTGCAGAAGAAAATGGAACCGGAGCTTTAAAAATGGTTGAAAAGGGAATGGTCGATGACATTGACTATCTATATGGTGTCCATCTGCGCCCTATTCAGGAATTACCTTTCGGAAAAGCAAGTTCAGCTATTTTTAATGGGGCAGCACTTTTGATTAAAGGCAAAATTTACGGAACAGCAGCACATGGAGCAAGACCTCATTTAGGAGTTAATGTTATTGACGTTGCTGCTCATTTAATTCAAGCTCTCCACTCCATTTATACTGATCCAATGATTCCTGCTTCAGTTAAAATGACTCAGTTAAAAGCTGGAGGAGAAAATGCAAATATTATTCCCGATTTTGCGGAATTTTCTTTAGATATAAGGGCCCAAACCAATCAACTATTAGATGAACTTTACGAAAAAGTCAAATTCCGATTAAAAGGGATTGGGGACTTATATGGGGCAAGAATTGAAATCGTTCCTTCAAATAAGATTCCTGCTGCAGAGGTGAATCAAGAAGCGAAACAGATCATGGAAAAAGCAATAAAAGAAACGTTAAACGAAGAAAATTTGGTGCCGGGCATTGTTACTCCAGGTGGAGAAGATTTTCACTTTTATACATTACAAAGACCGTCAATTAAAGCGACGATGCTGGGGCTTGGCAGTGATCTTCAACCTGGTTTGCATCATCCTAAGATGAGCTTTAATCATACGGCATTAGTTTCAGGCGCGGAAATTCTAGCTAGGGCAATTATTCATACCTTTAAAAGGGGGAAAAATGGTGACTGA